One window from the genome of Salvia splendens isolate huo1 chromosome 9, SspV2, whole genome shotgun sequence encodes:
- the LOC121746942 gene encoding leucine-rich repeat extensin-like protein 6, producing the protein MAVALSLLIFSLISASLPAPSLAATAITRDHIACTMCSSCDNPCQPIFSPPPPEPVLSPPPPEPVPSPPPPSPPPPYGVNCPPPPSPPCDGGCGGVYYYPPPPPSGGGTYYPPPNPSSTDYPTPTPPNPIMPYFPFYYYNPPPSNPHTDDFNSAQSTTHSKFPPLLIAISLLLLL; encoded by the coding sequence ATGGCCGTCGCTCTCTCACTCCTCatcttctctctcatctccGCCTCCCTCCCCGCCCCCTCTCTCGCCGCCACCGCCATCACCAGAGACCACATCGCCTGCACAATGTGCTCATCCTGCGACAATCCCTGCCAACCGATCTTCTCTCCTCCGCCTCCGGAGCCAGTCCTCTCCCCTCCACCGCCGGAGCCGGTCCCCTCCCCTCCGCCAccttctccgccgccgccataTGGTGTCAATTGTCCCCCTCCGCCTTCGCCGCCCTGCGACGGAGGCTGCGGAGGCGTCTACTACTATCCGCCGCCTCCACCTTCCGGCGGCGGCACGTACTATCCACCGCCAAACCCTAGCTCCACCGATTACCCCACTCCGACGCCGCCGAATCCAATTATGCCGTATTTCCCCTTCTATTACTACAATCCGCCGCCGTCGAACCCCCACACTGACGATTTCAATTCCGCTCAATCCACAACTCACTCCAAATTTCCGCCTCTTCTCATCGCAATTTCACTCCTTTTACTCCTTTAA